The sequence GGTGGCGATCGCCATGCGCCAGGAGTTCGGCACTTGGAAGTGGTTCGGGATCGCCTTCGCCTACCAGAGCGTCCTGGCCTGGACCGTGGCGCTCGTCATCTACCAGGGCGGCCGTCTCCTTGGACTGGGGGGCTGAGATGGGCGCCCTGGGATTCGAAGACCTCTTCTGGATGGGGCTCGTCCTGGGCGGCGCCGCCTGGCTCCTCTACCGCTCGGTCCGGAAGAAGAAGGGACACTGCTCCGGCTGCGGCGGCTGCGGTTGCGACACCCGGAAGAGCTGAGGGTGTGTGGAGAAATCGTCGTTCTGACCGCGGAAAGAAAGGACCGTCTTTAGGACTTCTCACAACAAGAATGGAGGAAAGAAAC is a genomic window of Thermodesulfobacteriota bacterium containing:
- a CDS encoding FeoB-associated Cys-rich membrane protein, whose translation is MGALGFEDLFWMGLVLGGAAWLLYRSVRKKKGHCSGCGGCGCDTRKS